One Rattus norvegicus strain BN/NHsdMcwi chromosome 20, GRCr8, whole genome shotgun sequence DNA segment encodes these proteins:
- the RT1-M1-4 gene encoding RT1 class I, locus M1, gene 4 isoform X1, producing the protein MKTFVTEALLLLLLAVLALASHPEGSHLFGLFQTLLTRPGHSEPLFISAGFMDNIQFERFNNRSDFPGMEHCAPWIDHRSPEYWKEHTQRALKDIRFMRQALKLMIHTYNYSATGYHTIQRRIGCHVLPRGYFSHGFLELAFNGQDYIMLNEDLRTWTTVGKAAEILRKEWEKHSFAQAMKIYLEVSCVDSFLTELAYGKEILLRIDPPKVQVIRKVRLNRKITLMCWALSFYPPEITLTWQRDGCNQMQDMEVVETRPAGDGTFQKWAAVVVSSGEEQRYTCHVNHKGLPEVITMRWEPPEPIIPITTIVIAVVLGALVVGAVMTFLIWKMTRERRP; encoded by the exons ATGAAGACCTTTGTTACTGAggctctcctgctgctgctcctagCAGTGCTGGCCCTGGCCAGCCATCCAGAAG GTTCACATCTTTTTGGCCTTTTCCAAACTCTCTTGACCCGGCCTGGACATTCTGAGCCCCTATTTATCAGTGCTGGCTTTATGGATAATATACAGTTTGAGAGGTTCAACAACAGATCAGATTTTCCTGGGATGGAGCACTGCGCACCATGGATAGATCATCGGAGTCCAGAGTATTGGAAGGAGCACACACAGAGGGCCCTGAAAGATATTCGGTTTATGAGACAAGCACTGAAATTAATGATCCACACCTACAACTACAGTGCAACTG GATATCACACAATCCAGAGGAGGATTGGCTGCCATGTCTTGCCTAGAGGGTACTTCAGTCATGGATTCTTAGAATTAGCCTTCAATGGCCAGGATTACATCATGCTGAATGAAGACCTGAGGACTTGGACCACAGTTGGCAAGGCAGCTGAGATTCTCAGGAAAGAGTGGGAGAAACACAGTTTTGCACAAGCCATGAAGATTTATTTGGAGGTTTCATGTGTGGACTCATTTCTCACAGAGCTGGCTTATGGGAAGGAGATTTTGCTGAGAATAG ATCCCCCTAAAGTACAAGTGATCCGCAAGGTCAGACTTAACAGGAAAATTACCCTGATGTGCTGGGCCCTGAGTTTCTACCCTCCTGAAATTACCCTGACCTGGCAGAGAGATGGATGCAATCAGATGCAGGACATGGAGGTGGTAGAGACCAGGCCTGCAGGGGACGGAACTTTCCAGAAATGGGCAGCTGTGGTGGTTTCTTCTGGGGAAGAGCAAAGATACACATGTCATGTGAATCATAAGGGGCTACCTGAGGTCATCACCATGAGGTGGG agCCTCCTGAGCCTATCATCCCAATTACTACTATTGTTATTGCTGTAGTTCTCGGAGCTCTGGTTGTGGGAGCTGTGATGACTTTTCTGATATGGAAGATGACTAGAG AAAGGAGACCATGA
- the RT1-M1-4 gene encoding RT1 class I, locus M1, gene 4 precursor, which produces MKTFVTEALLLLLLAVLALASHPEGSHLFGLFQTLLTRPGHSEPLFISAGFMDNIQFERFNNRSDFPGMEHCAPWIDHRSPEYWKEHTQRALKDIRFMRQALKLMIHTYNYSATGYHTIQRRIGCHVLPRGYFSHGFLELAFNGQDYIMLNEDLRTWTTVGKAAEILRKEWEKHSFAQAMKIYLEVSCVDSFLTELAYGKEILLRIDPPKVQVIRKVRLNRKITLMCWALSFYPPEITLTWQRDGCNQMQDMEVVETRPAGDGTFQKWAAVVVSSGEEQRYTCHVNHKGLPEVITMRWEPPEPIIPITTIVIAVVLGALVVGAVMTFLIWKMTRGKERAWF; this is translated from the exons ATGAAGACCTTTGTTACTGAggctctcctgctgctgctcctagCAGTGCTGGCCCTGGCCAGCCATCCAGAAG GTTCACATCTTTTTGGCCTTTTCCAAACTCTCTTGACCCGGCCTGGACATTCTGAGCCCCTATTTATCAGTGCTGGCTTTATGGATAATATACAGTTTGAGAGGTTCAACAACAGATCAGATTTTCCTGGGATGGAGCACTGCGCACCATGGATAGATCATCGGAGTCCAGAGTATTGGAAGGAGCACACACAGAGGGCCCTGAAAGATATTCGGTTTATGAGACAAGCACTGAAATTAATGATCCACACCTACAACTACAGTGCAACTG GATATCACACAATCCAGAGGAGGATTGGCTGCCATGTCTTGCCTAGAGGGTACTTCAGTCATGGATTCTTAGAATTAGCCTTCAATGGCCAGGATTACATCATGCTGAATGAAGACCTGAGGACTTGGACCACAGTTGGCAAGGCAGCTGAGATTCTCAGGAAAGAGTGGGAGAAACACAGTTTTGCACAAGCCATGAAGATTTATTTGGAGGTTTCATGTGTGGACTCATTTCTCACAGAGCTGGCTTATGGGAAGGAGATTTTGCTGAGAATAG ATCCCCCTAAAGTACAAGTGATCCGCAAGGTCAGACTTAACAGGAAAATTACCCTGATGTGCTGGGCCCTGAGTTTCTACCCTCCTGAAATTACCCTGACCTGGCAGAGAGATGGATGCAATCAGATGCAGGACATGGAGGTGGTAGAGACCAGGCCTGCAGGGGACGGAACTTTCCAGAAATGGGCAGCTGTGGTGGTTTCTTCTGGGGAAGAGCAAAGATACACATGTCATGTGAATCATAAGGGGCTACCTGAGGTCATCACCATGAGGTGGG agCCTCCTGAGCCTATCATCCCAATTACTACTATTGTTATTGCTGTAGTTCTCGGAGCTCTGGTTGTGGGAGCTGTGATGACTTTTCTGATATGGAAGATGACTAGAGGTAAGGAAAGGGCATGGTTTTAG